Genomic window (Arachis hypogaea cultivar Tifrunner chromosome 13, arahy.Tifrunner.gnm2.J5K5, whole genome shotgun sequence):
CCCCCCAACACGCACGGTCCGATTTCGTTCGTCTCTGATCCCACACTGCAGGTAAAGCACAAAGCCTTCCCATTATGCTGTGTTGCCCCAATGTGACCTCCATATGAAAATTAATTAGCGCCATACGGTAGCTGTGAAAGCTgacattgtttaaattttaaaacctaTTAAGGTGAGTTACTCTGTGCAGTTGGTGTATTTATGTGTCGAACATTTATCGACATTTATTTGATATTCGTGTcttgtttaattatgttttaaaaaattaaatttttttattttaaatatatttaaatatacttACATATGAGGGTTAAATACGATTTTGATTTTTAAGATAGGGattgaaaattttgtttgtctctaattttttttatttataaaattgcccttaaaatttaaattaattttaaaatcatcttttttACCAAAATTGTTATAGTGTTACATTCTCCTATCAgcttaaacttttgggatgagtaatttcataacaaaaattttaatttttattaccaaattactcctaactaaaaaaaataaaagaaaacaaaagaaaaggggGGAAGGGAATCATGCTAGGGGAAGGGGTTTTCAGGGAAAAAGAGGGAGAAGGAAAGGTGGGGGAAGGAATCCGCCGCCACTGCTGCTTGTCGTTCGGTCTTCGTTGCCACCGCTACCCCTCGTCGTTCGGTCCTCGCCTCCAGATCTCGTCACTCTTCTTCCTCGCAAGCGTCGCATCGTCTGCCAAGTCCACTTCAACCTCAACAAGCGTCATCCATGTCGCCACTGCCCAGTCCCTCAACAAGCGTCACATCGTCACCGAAGTCACCCTTGACCGCACTCTCGCCCTCCTTGTTGTTGCTACCGCAACGACGGTGTCCTTCGCGAGGTCTTCTCCATCACCACCATCTACAATTTTCAATTTTGCTCGGGTTCCAATTTTGCTCATGTTTCTAGTTTTGTTAATCTGATTGTTAATTAAATCTGATtctgtttttgtttctaattttgaTGCTTTTGATTTTGCTTCTGTTTCTAATTCTGCATTTGATtctttgttcttttaattttgatgcttttgttacttctgtttctgcttttatttcaattttcaaatttgctTTAACTTTTTGTTTCCAATTCTGCTTATGCTTatgctttattgttgttgttgaataaggaaaaaaaaaaaaaagaagagatggCTTCATTGTTTTTACTTTTGATTTATTGTTCTTATACTTCTGATTCGGATTCGGATTCATTGATTTTGTgcttcattattttttcttttgatttattattgctgattttattattgttattgctggtgattttattgttgttgttgctagcTCTTGATGGAgaagaacgaaaaagaagaataaaaattggGTATTTTGGTGAAGAAAGAGAAGGGTATTTTGGTTTGaaggacaattttaaaaataagttaaacccTAGGGACGATTTTGTAAGCAAAAAAAAGTcggggacgaaaaaaatttttgttgcccctactttaaggaccaaaatcgtacttaaccctaaataTTATCACGTATTATTGTATTTAACAttattcttaatatgtatttttgaaataagtttaaaaataatatatattattgtctattaaaacaatttttttaaatactttatataattaaaaataataaaaaattaatttatattttaaatattaataaaatatcaaaatattattataatttatctaaaaaaatatttgatattatatatatatatatatatatcatgggattttttattttattaaataaaataaatgtaatatttaccaaaataaatatttttacgaGAATTTACCGATTTAAATTCTCTTgccatatctcgtttacaatggCAAGTCAGGGTGacacgtgtatatctcgtttGCACTTTAAACGAGATAATAAAAGACAAATATTCAGCATCTATAAAAGTATGTGTAATCATTGGTATTCTTCACACACATTTCATATCATTTCTCTATCTCGTTTTTCTATCAAAAACATAGCTGAATGGCCAGTAACAATTCATTCATAGTTGTGCTTCTTTATcccaattgtcgtatgagaaatgGCGACAATGGAGTGACATTTGAGTGTCAGGATCCGATATTGTTTCGCACTCGGCGTATGGAGACGTTGTCGGATTTGAAAAGTTTGATATTGAGTAAAGTCGGTGGTACACAAGCAAGGGAAATCGGAAGGGTGGCGTATAGGTTGCTGGCACCTATGAGAAATGTAGTCTTCCGGTTTCGACTATTCTGACTTCACGGGGACGAGCATGTGCGACTGATATTCGACATTCATGGGAGGATCATGTGTGAACAGGTAATGGAGCTGTCCGCTGAGGTAGGTCATGGTGATAGTGGGGGTTCCGTACACAAAACCTATGTGCAGGATGACCGACCTCTCGCACCATCGCCCATTCATGTCACGATTCCGAAGCATGAGGCAGAGGAGTCGGACGAGGACGggccatatctcgtttacagcgTGTCACGCTGACGtaccatatctcgtttacactgtaaattctcgtaaaaatatttattttggtaaatattacatttattttatttaataaaataaaaaatccatatATCGTGTCTCCAtatcttctaaaaatttaaattcgtgTATCCGTGTATCCCATGTCCTATTCATATCCTTATTACCGTAAGTGCATTATATTAAAAAtggaaactcaagtgcagtcgacttcatgtaaaattgatggttgagaaccgttagatgaaaatttagtcaaatcaatcaaattatctaacggctctcagctatcaatttcacgtaaagtcgactgcacctaagttttcaccaatattaaaaatttattaatacaactcaaaataaaaaaaaaattcttttttattacgAGTAATTTTGACTTTTCTACTATCCACAATAACTTGTTATCTACTTTTTACAACGAAGAcagcatattttattttaactttaaacaattgatttatttatttttatataaaataattttggaaTCAACTATAAAAAATGCTAATACATAACATGGACAGAGTTCATACAAAGTATATATTGCGAAAGGTTCTTTTACATGTAAGATTGAGTCATAATCCAACTCCTTTAAATGTGACGCTCAAGTGCTCAACCATATTTGTAGTTTTGTAATTTGTACTACCCCTTTTCAAGTTTCAGCGCAAAATTATTACAAGAGCTGTAGATTGTAAGATCTTGGAGTGAAAGTAAACATTGGTAAGAGTATTTATTTGGTCATTAATTTTTAGGTATAGataacaataattcaacaatCGCATTCACATGTAAAGTTAAATTCATCACTCAAATAGTTTGGTCGCATAGCGCCAGGGACGTGGGGCCATGAATCGAGTAAAAGGTCACATGGGAGGCACAATTACATTCCCTACCAAAAACACAATCGTCTTAGGACGAGACTATAAATAAATACAGTAATAAGATTGTTGGCATCCACCGTAATTAATCTCAATCAATGACCCCACTTTGGTCAATTCAATATGCGGCGCCCAAAGTTTACACCCGACCCCGCACTAGCAACATCATAAATCATCACCACCAACATTCTAATCCCATCACCTTCAGGATATGAATTCCCACAAATACCCTCACCAGTCACCACCTTCCACCTTTAGACGCTCTGCTCCTTCGTCCTCGTTCTCCTCAATACTTTGTCGCGTTCTCCATTTCCCACTTTAAACCCGATTCAATATAATTGATTCATTCGTTGACGCATTTGTTCATTCCACGCTTTATTGTTGTGTTTCTCTGTTTCTTCACGTGAACGAGTTTGTTACCGATTCCGACTCAGAGTTAACTCGCTGTGTCACTCACCAATCACCATGAGCCGATTCAGGCGATTTGAGCTCGTCGAAGAACAACCCTTCTGCTACTACTCTAAcaccttctcatcatcatcatcaccaccatcTCTGCCATTGTTCTTCGCCGAAACTTCCTCCATTGTGGTCCCAACCAGAACCCTAACCTTCCCTTCCTTCGTCGAAGACTCACTCTGCTTCGACCTCTTCGAAGACACCGTCGACTCCGTCGCCGATCTGATCGTCCCGCCGCACTCGGCGGCGCTCGCTCTGCGGCGAGTTAAGCACCGCGTCGAGAAGCAGCACGAGACCGAGCTGTTCCTTCAGAACCTGTCGGACCGAGTCTCCGAGTTGGAGTATCGATTCGATCGGGTCCTAGCCGCGAAAAGATGCGGCGGCGTCGGCGGTGTTGGAGATCGGAAGTACACTTGGACGGCGGAGATCAAGGGAGCGGAGAGGAACGGGTTTGACAGGAAGTACAAGTGGGTGGCGGAGATCGTTGAGGAGGAGAAGAGGAAGGCGGCGGCGGCGAGGAACATCAAATGGACGGCTGAGATTAAGGGAAAGGGAGAGGAGAGTGGGAACACGAGGAAGTACACGTTTGAAGTTGAAAGTGCTGAtgctgagaagaagaagaagaataaggaaaaggaGAAGGAGACTGA
Coding sequences:
- the LOC112737386 gene encoding BAG family molecular chaperone regulator 7 isoform X2; protein product: MSRFRRFELVEEQPFCYYSNTFSSSSSPPSLPLFFAETSSIVVPTRTLTFPSFVEDSLCFDLFEDTVDSVADLIVPPHSAALALRRVKHRVEKQHETELFLQNLSDRVSELEYRFDRVLAAKRCGGVGGVGDRKYTWTAEIKGAERNGFDRKYKWVAEIVEEEKRKAAAARNIKWTAEIKGKGEESGNTRKYTFEVESADAEKKKKNKEKEKETEHEKKKKGSALRIVEIEEPSDHRTLVLRQAFAKRFGAVQNNRGKRKELSPQDAAMLIQISFRTYLIRRSKALRALRELAVAKSKLKEIRAQFNNFSYRRHLSRDAEERQRFSEKIIVLLLTVDAIEGIDRMVRYAKRSIVDELEAMLDVVDPQPGGRSRSFRRTFDMPDGVIRKEIEEGVRQVVQMLDDAENSSSTFEACL
- the LOC112737386 gene encoding BAG family molecular chaperone regulator 7 isoform X1, with the translated sequence MSRFRRFELVEEQPFCYYSNTFSSSSSPPSLPLFFAETSSIVVPTRTLTFPSFVEDSLCFDLFEDTVDSVADLIVPPHSAALALRRVKHRVEKQHETELFLQNLSDRVSELEYRFDRVLAAKRCGGVGGVGDRKYTWTAEIKGAERNGFDRKYKWVAEIVEEEKRKAAAARNIKWTAEIKGKGEESGNTRKYTFEVESADAEKKKKNKEKEKETEHEKKKKGSALRIVEIEEPSDHRTLVLRQKAGTSNYNSNSKAFAKRFGAVQNNRGKRKELSPQDAAMLIQISFRTYLIRRSKALRALRELAVAKSKLKEIRAQFNNFSYRRHLSRDAEERQRFSEKIIVLLLTVDAIEGIDRMVRYAKRSIVDELEAMLDVVDPQPGGRSRSFRRTFDMPDGVIRKEIEEGVRQVVQMLDDAENSSSTFEACL